A genome region from Urocitellus parryii isolate mUroPar1 chromosome X, mUroPar1.hap1, whole genome shotgun sequence includes the following:
- the LOC144250713 gene encoding melanoma-associated antigen B4-like, with the protein MPRGQKSKLRSRAKRQQARDETQGLRGAQATAEEEVGSPCSSPLDEGALPSSPDAGISQVSQRAPPSSSLGAGDSCKSSEAGAQERMPGSSQAAASPESSRRDPLTRKASLLVQYLLEKYKTKEPITQADMLKVVNKKYKEYFPEILRRTCERVELVFGLELKEVDTNSHSYVLISKLGLSSEGSLSGSRGLPKTGLLMTLLGVIFMKGNRATEAEIWEFLNVLGIYAGRRHLIFGEPRKLITKDLVQEKYLEYRQVPGSDPPSFEFLWGPRAHAETSKMKVLEVLAKINDTNPNAFPNLYEEALRDEEEKAVGRVGAPTRPRAASKVLPHRPSHI; encoded by the coding sequence ATGCCTAGGGGTCAGAAGAGTAAGCTGCGTTCCCGAGCCAAGCGCCAGCAGGCCCGCGAtgagacccagggcctcaggggTGCTCAGGCCactgcagaggaggaagtggggtctccctgctcctctcctcttgATGAGGGTGCACTTCCAAGCTCCCCTGATGCTGGCATTAGCCAGGTGTCTCAGAGAGCCCCACCCTCTAGCTCTCTTGGTGCAGGTGATTCCTGCAAAAGCTCTGAAGCAGGTGCCCAGGAGAGAATGCCAGGCAGCTCCCAGGCAGCAGCCTCTCCTGAGAGCTCACGCAGAGATCCTCTCACCAGGAAGGCCAGTCTGTTGGTGCAGTACTTGCTGGAGAAGTATAAAACAAAAGAGCCCATTACACAGGCAGATATGCTGAAGGTGGTCAACAAGAAGTACAAGGAATACTTCCCTGAGATCCTCAGGAGAACCTGCGAGCGTGTGGAGCTGGTCTTTGGCCTAGAGTTGAAGGAAGTGGATACCAACAGTCACTCCTACGTCCTTATCAGCAAGCTGGGGCTCTCCAGTGAAGGAAGTCTGAGTGGCAGTAGGGGCTTGCCCAAGACCGGTCTCCTGATGACCCTCCTGGGTGTGATCTTCATGAAGGGCAACCGTGCCACTGAGGCAGAGATCTGGGAATTCCTGAATGTGTTGGGGATCTATGCTGGGAGGAGGCACTTGATCTTTGGGGAGCCCCGGAAGCTCATCACCAAAGATTTAGTGCAGGAAAAGTACCTGGAGTACCGCCAGGTGCCTGGTAGTGACCCTCCCAGCTTTGAATTCCTGTGGGGTCCCAGAGCCCATGCAGAAACCAGCAAAATGAAGGTCCTGGAGGTTTTGGCCAAGATTAATGATACCAACCCTAATGCCTTCCCTAATCTGTATGAGGAGGCTTTgagagatgaggaggagaaaGCTGTGGGTAGAGTGGGTGCACCTACCAGGCCTAGGGCTGCTTCCAAGGTCCTGCCCCACAGACCCTCTCACATCTAG